The window ctctcccgagCACGGTCGTATGCCCCCGTGAGGTCGTGCTCAGCTgccccggcggcggcagagaTGTCATACAGATCCTCCTCTACCTCTGGCTCACGGCGGGGATGGCTGTGGTTTCGACTGCGGGAGTGAAGACCATGGTGGCCTCCACGGCCGTGTCTACCGTGACGAccgggatggtggtgatgcccgTCGGAGTCGTCACCGGAGTCGTCACCAGAGCGAGGGCCAGGGGGCCCGCGACggtgagaagggggagggttgtgaggCATAGCCCAGGAtgggttgaagttgaagccTTCGGGGCCACCGCCGAAAAATCCAAAgggcgggaaggggggttgagCATTTACGCCTTCGTTACCCGGGCGAGTattgggaggtgaggtaggGCCGGTGCCGCTGGGGGTCATGGAGCGGATAAAATTCCAGAAGCCTTCAGGGCCGTAgccgggagggggagggggaggtcggtTTCCTGGGGGAGGACGGCGACCTTGACCTTCTGGGCCATTGAAGGACATGTTGACTGACTGTGTGGTAATGTTTTTCTTGATgctaaggtaggtatgtaagCAATGGTGTGAGCGTAGGTAATAGCGAAGTGTGAAGTGACTGCAAAAAAGGTATTCGACCCGACGAGAAAGGGTGTCGAGTCGAGTTATATATACACTTAAGAGCTAGCTGTTAGCTGATTGCGTACACCCACTTACAAACCTCTCTCCCTGTCAACGCGGcaactacctacctagtcGAAAGCGATGACAAGGCTGCCCAGACCGCGTCAACGATCTCCTGTTTGCTGCTGGGTTTGTGAAACCCTTTGCGATATCTCCGAGCTGGTGGTTACAAGCTCCAAGAGAGTTGTGTAGTTCTAGGTGTGCCCCTCGAGCTCTTGTCCCATGCTAAGGAGGGGCACTAGGGGCAAAGTGAGGACGGGACAGTCATTTGCCACTTCATGATGACGACGctccctttctttctcggTCCACTTCATTGCGCAGTTGTGCAGAAAGACCCCCAGGAAAAGACCAAGCTTTCTTATCTGATTGATCATCAACACGTGGATAGCGCATACATGCTGTGGTGCTATGTCGCAATCACAAGCGCTAGTGTCAACTTATTAGAGCATAAATGCTGCGCATGTAAGCCATATTGTACTACACAAAGCGCAGCAGAAGAATGATATAGAAGTAGTATCGCCGCACGTTTCTGTTGAAATCTCGAATCATTGTCATTGTTATTGTCATTGTCATTGTCATTGTCATAGTCATGGTCGTGGTTATTGCTATTCAAGATAGCCAGGTCTTGGTAGGAGAGCACCCACGCGGCCTCTAACTCACTGAATAGGGGctccacaaaccaccacatcacctGCTTCGGAGACATCAAAGCGGTCTCCGAGCTCACCGACCGCTGATGCCGTCTTGCCGTCTTTTCAGCTTCCTCGGTGTTGACAGGCCGGTAGACAATGACACCGAGCTCCGACGATACAAGCCAGGTGGTAAACGAGACATAAAAACAGATATTCAACGTTGATAGTGTAttttcctcgccctcccgtTGGGTATCTCCTACTATGCGCCTGCTCTTGGGTTCTCAGACGAACAAGGCGTACAAACCCCCAACTTCTACACAACACATAGACATGTGTAGATTCAGTGCTGATCCTGATTGTACATATAGGTAATATAAGCAGACATGAATGCCTAAACGCCTGTCGTTGTTGAAATTCCCATTCGCTCATGTTGCAGATGTCATGCTCCCCGGCCTTTGCCCAAATTATCGCAACTTTTCCTTTCGAGATATGATCCCGTGCCCGAGTCATCAGATAATAACCGTATTGTAAAACGTATTGGATGCTGGATTAGGCACCCCCAGTCTcggccagcttcttctcggcctcttcaGCCCGCTTATTAGCTTCCGcaacctgctgctggagctgctTGATATACTCAATCGCCATCTCTACTGTGCTCGCCTTGCTATTTGGCGCACCGCCattcctctctctttccttctccttctccttctctttaTCCTTACTCTTATTATCGCTGCTGCCTTCCCCTTCACTGTCCTTTGGTGGCTTTGGCAGCAAGGTGGCAATCTCTTGTAACGCCGAGTTGATCCGATTCCGCCGACCTTGCTCGGCAATCTTGTGAGATGTCCGCTTGGACGTGAGATTGGTGGAGAGCTCGCTGGGGTATGACACACCGGGCACTGTGTTTCCCTCGAGGATCCGCTGGTAGTTGGATTTGCTGGCAAGAAGTTGTGACGCCGTCTCCTCAAGGTCTGCTCCGCCCGGCAGCAATGGTTTGATGTTGGGTGAAATCGAGATCTTGGGCCTAAGAGCCGGCGAGACAGGAATCGAGCTGACACTCCCCCGCTTTTTGCTATTTCTTGGGAGGAGCTGTGGTGTCCGCTTCGCTCCATATCCCGAACCAGGTCCCAGCTGTGGGCTTGCTGTGGCTGAGACTGTTCCCGATGGCCTTACCACAGTGGGACCCAGTGAAGGTGATGGCAAAGGTGCAAGAGATGGTGTTCCGGATGGTCCGGCATCTTGAGGGGCTTGTTTTGGTGTCGGGGTGTCGTTGGCGTGGCTGGGTGGGACATTCACGTTGGAAACGGATTCAGGCAACTCAAATAGCTCGATATTTTCGGTATCGACCACTTCATGGCTGCCAGCCCTGCTAGCTCCAGCCACGGTGATGTGGGTGCTCGGCGAGCTGAGTTTCATCAGAGATGCTGGTGTGGCAGGTGATGCCACGCCAGGCctgggtggttgaagagcAATGACCGGAGCTGATCCGGTATTTTGAGGTGCAATGTAAGGAGAGGGCTTCGCAGATCGTGGTTTGGGGAGCGGGGGCGGTGGCATCTCAGTCTCGATGGGTGTCGTATCATTCAAGGCTTCTGGTGATATCGAGCCATCCTCTGAATCTGTCGGCCCGGTTGTggtcgatgaagatgagTTGTGCATCATGGATGTAGGCAACGGTTGATGGTCTTGACCCTGCTCTGCATTCTCCATCAAGTCACTCAGAGCTTGCGAGTTGAGGCTTGGTGTGGTTGCCAGTCGTTTCCTGAGGGGCTTCGAAATTGGCGACTGCTTCACGCCCGCCTTTGCCCTCGCCTTGGCCGCATTCTTCCTCATTTTCTTGGCCAGGTCTCCCGGTGTGCCGATCGACATGGTCCCTCCAACGGCGTCGAGATCCATATCCGTGGGCGAGCTGGTTGTCAGGGGTCCATGTCTTTGCTCAAACATGGCCAATGGGTCTGTTTGGGCGTGCAGGGCAGGTGACGTTAGTGGGCTAAAGTAGGCTCCCGGAACAGTAAATTGGGATTCGACCGAGAAGTGGGTGTCCAAAGGCGTGACGGCGGGTGAAACCAACGGGGTGAAGGACATCTGAACGCCGTCAGCAAACCTGTTGGCTGATCCGGGATACGGACTTGAACAAACATCAGACTGGTCCTTCGCTCTCTGATATCTATAGTCTACGGCCTGCTgtgggtgctgctgttgatgtggGTGTTGTGTTCGGTGTGGGTGcgggtgttgctgctgcggttCTGTGGCATTCCGCTGGGCATAGAAAGGGTTGGCAGCTGGAACCATCTCCAGACTCTGTGGTGTCGGTGGAATCATGCGGTTCTGTTGCTGATGAGCGAAGAAGGCTGCGTGTTCTTCCacctgccgctgctgagcctgcatcttttgctgttgaagaaagtGAATTTGGGCGTCAATGCTGTTCACAATCGTCTcgcttggtgttggaggcggcatcatggtggtgggtatAGACTGGTAGGGACCCCCCGTTGTTGTGATGGCCGGCACCTGATGCTGCATCGCTGGCATCGATGGTGATAGGAGCATAGGCGCATCGCTTCCTGTCATTGGGGTGTCCAACTGCTCGCGCCCGGGAACCTGCAGCATGTGCGCGCCGGCAGAGGACTGGAAACCTTGGAAATTGTAGTCGATGCCCTCTGCCAGGTTGTTCATGTTGGTCATGTCCAGATATTGCTGAAAGTCATCTTCGGCCGTAGTGGTATGAACGCCATGGTCCCCGACAGGCCACCCAGAAGAATCCATTGCGGGTTGGGCTGTGTGCCACTTGTGTCTGATGATCCGTGGGTTGTGAGACACGATCTGGCGGGCGGGATATCTCAAAAGGTCAAAAAGGTGGTTGACGGATCCGCCGCGCTTTCGTTTTTTCCAGTCTTGGCGAGTTCTATGATTCTTTCCTTGCTCCTGTGTCCCAACACGACGGACGATGCCCAACTTCTCGGTCGACTTCAAGATGGATACGACAGTGGCGTTCTACTTGCGCGCTCAAGGGAGAGTCACCGGCTCGGGTAAAACCGTTATCGTTAAACGGCCTTGAGCTTTCGGAGGGCGGGATATCTGTATCGTTCTCGGGCGAGCGGTCACGGAACGGAAAGGGCTCAATGGGCGCGCAACAGGTGTCCTCGTCGGGGTCGGTAGAGCGCAGGGCAGCACCCGTCGCGGTTGGGTTGAGCACGGCGAAGGGTCCACGAAATTTGTCTCTTGGTGTGACTGGCTGCGACCGACGTTGAACGGCAGACTTTCAGAAGGGTTGCGGCTCCGAGGTGTCCTGATAGTGGGGGGCCACAGATTGAAATGGAAACCAAGTCCGCTATGGTCAGTGCGCGCTGCCCCACGATGTTTGTCTCCCACACCTCGAACCCCCCATGTCCTCTCTCCCACTTTCCCCCGCGCCAACCAGCCCCAAGCAGCGCTTCCGGAACGGCAGGTGTCGCGCTGAAAGCTCTGAGGGGTATTAAGTAAGGCCCCCAAATAATCATTACCTCAACTTCCCCTCGAGAGCCTCCCGACGCCGACCACACTCACACCTGGGGCTCAACACTAAGCCGTCCTCCTATGGGGCGACAAGCCCTTGGCCATGCCCTGGAAAAATTGGTCGAGCTGATGAGGCCCATGGCAGTTTCATCGGCAAGCTACGGCAGATGATACCTCTTCCCTCGACCCGGAAAGCTTGAGCTCGAGTTGGTCAGGCACCATCTCGATAGAGAATAGTGCTAGAGCGGTGGTTGTCAGGGTCTCGAACAATTTCGTGGGGGTTAGATAGATGGGTTAGATGTATGCCCCTCTGGATCTGGTCAATACTCTACCCGTAGGTATTCCGAGGTGGCTTTCCCTCGTGATCTGCATTGTACCACATGGTTGTGTGCCTTTTCCAGACATGTGCTCGGTAAGATTAATGTAGACATGGCTGCCGTGCTCCTCGGATGTGCAT is drawn from Podospora pseudocomata strain CBS 415.72m chromosome 1 map unlocalized CBS415.72m_1, whole genome shotgun sequence and contains these coding sequences:
- a CDS encoding uncharacterized protein (EggNog:ENOG503NYRG; COG:K), which translates into the protein MDSSGWPVGDHGVHTTTAEDDFQQYLDMTNMNNLAEGIDYNFQGFQSSAGAHMLQVPGREQLDTPMTGSDAPMLLSPSMPAMQHQVPAITTTGGPYQSIPTTMMPPPTPSETIVNSIDAQIHFLQQQKMQAQQRQVEEHAAFFAHQQQNRMIPPTPQSLEMVPAANPFYAQRNATEPQQQHPHPHRTQHPHQQQHPQQAVDYRYQRAKDQSDMSFTPLVSPAVTPLDTHFSVESQFTVPGAYFSPLTSPALHAQTDPLAMFEQRHGPLTTSSPTDMDLDAVGGTMSIGTPGDLAKKMRKNAAKARAKAGVKQSPISKPLRKRLATTPSLNSQALSDLMENAEQGQDHQPLPTSMMHNSSSSTTTGPTDSEDGSISPEALNDTTPIETEMPPPPLPKPRSAKPSPYIAPQNTGSAPVIALQPPRPGVASPATPASLMKLSSPSTHITVAGASRAGSHEVVDTENIELFELPESVSNVNVPPSHANDTPTPKQAPQDAGPSGTPSLAPLPSPSLGPTVVRPSGTVSATASPQLGPGSGYGAKRTPQLLPRNSKKRGSVSSIPVSPALRPKISISPNIKPLLPGGADLEETASQLLASKSNYQRILEGNTVPGVSYPSELSTNLTSKRTSHKIAEQGRRNRINSALQEIATLLPKPPKDSEGEGSSDNKSKDKEKEKEKERERNGGAPNSKASTVEMAIEYIKQLQQQVAEANKRAEEAEKKLAETGGA